From Haloglomus litoreum, the proteins below share one genomic window:
- a CDS encoding type B DNA-directed DNA polymerase, protein MVLKIDFQDGAVLVWRVTPDGVTAERVADYTPTICVHAEGGSLDDIRPHLRTHPQVAATARTHHRPGFRHEAAPMLRVDVTDVGAITDVARQIQQWDRPGAYRLFDVDLSPEFRYCLETGTEPTPTETRELECLRLAATEADLATNPLPRLTVGEQVIEGPDTIIETVTRRLHRTDPDILVVSAAALVPRLFELADRVCNRSFQLGRRPGYQQRAGRSTYTSYGQVGHSPARYSVPGRVLINEQHSFMWSETNLAGCLDLVERSGKPLQELGWASIGNILTAIQIREARERDVRVPWNSWRHEFFKSMRTLHEADRGGFTFEPEVGIHEDVHELDFSSMYPNIMVTRNISPETVCCDCHTSDDVPGLDYSICDERGYLADVLKPIIDDRAAIKAELQTVDDLEREQALQGRSAALKWILVSCFGYQGFSNAKFGRIECHEAINAVAREILLDAKELLEANGWRVVHGIVDSLWVTAMADREQTPLEEVCETVSEAIAIDLEHEAAYDWIAFVPQRTSDAGALTKYFGKEAGINDRYKYRGIECRQRSTSAYVDRVQRGFIQTYSEHREPQAVCDILQRRLDELNRGAVDARELLITQRVSKPLEEYEQRTRSVSALRRAESQGIGVHPGESIEYLVANDATHSRDRVRLAFEVTAETAYDASFYRERLLRAAESVLSPTGWRESDIEAYLADRSDASLRTY, encoded by the coding sequence ATGGTTCTGAAGATTGACTTTCAGGACGGAGCGGTGCTGGTCTGGCGGGTCACCCCCGACGGCGTGACCGCCGAACGGGTTGCCGACTACACGCCCACGATCTGTGTCCACGCTGAGGGCGGATCCCTAGACGATATCCGGCCGCATCTTCGCACTCACCCGCAAGTTGCAGCGACCGCCCGTACCCACCACCGTCCGGGCTTCCGGCACGAGGCCGCCCCGATGCTCCGCGTCGATGTGACCGACGTTGGAGCGATTACCGACGTAGCCCGACAGATCCAACAGTGGGACCGGCCAGGCGCCTACCGGTTGTTCGACGTGGACCTCTCGCCGGAGTTCCGCTACTGTCTGGAGACGGGGACCGAGCCGACGCCCACCGAGACCCGCGAGCTCGAATGCCTCCGGCTGGCCGCGACCGAGGCCGACCTGGCGACCAACCCGTTGCCACGGCTGACCGTCGGCGAGCAGGTGATTGAGGGCCCCGACACCATCATCGAGACGGTTACCCGACGCCTCCACCGGACCGACCCGGATATTCTGGTCGTGAGTGCAGCAGCGCTCGTCCCCCGACTGTTCGAGCTGGCCGACCGTGTCTGCAATCGGTCGTTCCAGCTGGGGCGGCGCCCGGGCTACCAGCAACGAGCGGGGCGGTCGACCTATACGAGCTACGGACAGGTCGGCCACTCACCAGCCCGCTATTCCGTCCCCGGACGGGTTCTCATCAACGAGCAACACTCGTTCATGTGGTCGGAGACGAATCTGGCGGGCTGTCTCGATCTCGTCGAGCGCTCGGGGAAGCCACTCCAGGAGCTCGGCTGGGCCTCCATCGGGAATATCCTCACCGCCATCCAGATTCGCGAGGCGCGCGAGCGGGACGTCCGCGTGCCGTGGAACTCCTGGCGACATGAATTCTTCAAATCGATGCGCACGCTCCACGAGGCCGACCGCGGCGGGTTCACCTTCGAGCCCGAGGTCGGCATCCACGAGGACGTCCACGAACTCGATTTCTCGTCGATGTATCCGAATATCATGGTGACACGGAACATCAGCCCGGAGACGGTCTGCTGTGACTGTCACACCAGCGACGACGTGCCAGGGCTGGACTATTCGATCTGCGACGAACGGGGCTATCTCGCGGATGTGCTAAAGCCGATTATCGACGACCGGGCCGCGATCAAGGCCGAACTACAGACCGTCGATGACCTCGAGCGAGAGCAGGCGCTTCAGGGACGCTCGGCGGCACTGAAGTGGATCCTCGTCTCCTGCTTCGGGTACCAGGGGTTCAGCAACGCCAAGTTCGGTCGTATCGAGTGCCACGAGGCGATCAATGCGGTCGCCCGGGAGATCCTCCTCGACGCGAAGGAGCTCCTCGAAGCGAACGGCTGGCGTGTGGTCCACGGCATCGTCGACAGCCTTTGGGTGACCGCGATGGCCGACCGCGAGCAGACACCGCTCGAAGAAGTTTGCGAGACAGTCAGCGAGGCAATTGCAATCGACCTCGAACACGAGGCGGCGTACGACTGGATCGCGTTCGTTCCACAGCGGACCTCGGATGCGGGCGCGCTCACGAAGTACTTCGGCAAAGAGGCAGGTATCAACGATCGCTACAAGTATCGCGGCATCGAGTGTCGACAGCGCTCCACCTCAGCGTACGTCGACCGCGTGCAACGTGGATTTATCCAGACGTACTCGGAACACCGTGAGCCGCAGGCGGTGTGCGACATTCTCCAACGACGGCTGGATGAACTCAACCGGGGCGCAGTCGACGCGAGAGAACTGCTCATCACCCAGCGAGTCTCGAAACCGCTCGAGGAGTACGAGCAGCGCACGCGGTCGGTATCGGCGTTGCGGCGCGCTGAGTCTCAGGGTATCGGCGTCCATCCGGGCGAATCCATCGAGTACCTCGTCGCCAACGACGCGACACATTCGCGCGATCGAGTTCGGTTGGCGTTCGAAGTCACTGCCGAGACCGCATATGATGCCTCGTTCTACCGGGAACGACTACTCCGAGCAGCTGAGAGTGTCCTCTCCCCGACGGGATGGCGGGAATCAGATATTGAGGCGTACCTGGCGGACCGCTCGGATGCGAGTCTTCGGACGTATTGA
- a CDS encoding Cdc6/Cdc18 family protein produces the protein MIEDARVLQAEWVPREVEHRNPELNALSNALEPITDGEPAETALLVGPSGVGKTCCAQFTLERLREAVLDIEYQRVNCWQDYSRFRTLYRILDGIGETLDIHRQSTAHDELLERLRDYDGPPYVVVLDEVDQLEDTRVLYDLYSIDGLSMILIANREEDLFGRLDDRVVSRLQSARRVRFEKYGLEQIVSILEARVRWGLEEGAIERPELERIADTAAGDARVAIGILRAAAREAERREVPRITDDILDIAIPRAQANITESTVEKLNEHQQILYNILAEEEELRPPALYEAYRDRIDEPRTNRTVRNYLQKMAHYNLIRAEGKGRARTYLIDG, from the coding sequence ATGATCGAAGATGCTCGTGTCCTGCAAGCGGAGTGGGTCCCGCGGGAGGTCGAGCATCGGAACCCGGAACTCAACGCCCTCTCGAACGCACTCGAGCCAATAACCGATGGCGAACCCGCCGAGACGGCGTTGCTGGTTGGACCCTCGGGCGTGGGGAAAACGTGCTGTGCTCAGTTCACGCTCGAGCGACTCCGGGAGGCTGTCCTCGATATCGAGTACCAGCGGGTGAACTGCTGGCAAGATTACTCCCGCTTCCGGACCCTCTACCGCATCCTCGATGGAATCGGGGAGACGCTTGATATCCACCGGCAATCGACTGCCCACGACGAGTTACTTGAACGGCTCCGGGACTACGACGGCCCGCCCTACGTTGTCGTCCTAGATGAGGTCGACCAGCTCGAGGACACGCGGGTGCTGTACGACCTCTATTCGATTGATGGCCTCTCGATGATCCTGATTGCGAATCGGGAGGAGGACCTGTTCGGTCGGCTTGATGACCGGGTCGTCAGTCGCCTCCAGAGTGCCCGCCGCGTCCGCTTCGAGAAATACGGTCTCGAGCAAATCGTGTCGATTCTCGAGGCCCGAGTCCGCTGGGGACTGGAAGAAGGTGCGATCGAACGGCCGGAACTGGAACGTATCGCAGACACGGCCGCCGGTGACGCGCGGGTCGCAATCGGGATTCTGCGGGCAGCCGCGCGTGAAGCTGAGCGGCGGGAGGTCCCGCGCATCACCGACGACATCCTCGACATCGCGATTCCCCGAGCCCAGGCAAACATCACCGAATCGACGGTGGAGAAGCTCAACGAGCACCAGCAGATCCTCTACAACATTCTCGCCGAGGAAGAAGAGCTCCGGCCCCCAGCTCTCTACGAAGCCTACCGCGACCGTATCGATGAGCCACGAACCAACCGAACGGTCCGGAACTATCTCCAGAAGATGGCCCACTACAACCTTATCCGGGCCGAGGGCAAGGGCCGCGCCCGGACCTACCTGATAGACGGGTAG
- a CDS encoding Cdc6/Cdc18 family protein, which produces MITDARVLDTDFVPSDILHRHDELNALSQSLALPLEQHYGDRSYVFGPSGSGKTCLARYLLHTLRETHPKISTQYINAWHHHAPFAFLFQLVDGVGPTHDIDERSTSHDELLNRVRERDEELYVVVIDEADQLDDPQLLYHLNRMAHLHLIFVANQEEQFFATLDDRLFSRLSVGERVHLDRYSDDEIQAILERRATAGLELNVAPAPIREQIAALADGDARCAIEMLKVAARTARAAGHTQITTGDVIQAETTARENLRQKTVSKLTRHQRVLYEILQAADEPVPMGTVSEEYRHRVSNPKTRQTLRRYLKKLASYNLVTIEGATSGRTYAAV; this is translated from the coding sequence ATGATAACCGATGCTCGCGTCCTGGATACGGACTTCGTCCCCAGTGACATCCTCCACCGACATGACGAGCTCAATGCGCTGAGTCAATCGCTGGCGTTGCCGCTCGAACAGCACTATGGCGATCGCTCGTATGTCTTCGGCCCCTCCGGGTCGGGGAAGACCTGTCTTGCGCGCTACCTCCTGCACACGCTTCGGGAGACCCATCCGAAGATTTCGACGCAGTATATCAACGCCTGGCACCACCACGCTCCCTTTGCGTTCCTCTTCCAGCTCGTCGACGGCGTTGGACCAACCCACGATATCGATGAGCGGTCCACCAGTCATGACGAACTGCTCAATCGAGTTCGGGAACGCGATGAGGAGCTCTACGTGGTCGTCATCGACGAGGCCGACCAGTTGGACGACCCGCAACTGTTGTATCATCTCAACCGCATGGCACACCTCCATCTCATCTTTGTCGCGAATCAGGAGGAACAGTTCTTCGCGACGCTTGATGACCGACTCTTCTCACGCCTCAGCGTCGGTGAGCGGGTTCATCTGGACCGGTATAGCGACGACGAGATTCAGGCGATTCTGGAACGCCGGGCCACAGCCGGGCTGGAGCTGAACGTGGCCCCGGCCCCGATTCGCGAGCAGATCGCAGCGCTGGCCGACGGCGACGCCCGGTGTGCCATCGAGATGCTGAAAGTGGCCGCCCGGACAGCGCGGGCGGCCGGTCATACCCAGATTACAACGGGAGATGTGATCCAGGCGGAAACGACGGCTCGTGAGAACCTCCGGCAGAAGACGGTCTCGAAGTTGACGCGACATCAGCGGGTGCTGTATGAGATCCTGCAGGCAGCTGACGAGCCTGTTCCGATGGGGACAGTCAGTGAGGAGTATCGGCACCGAGTAAGCAACCCGAAGACTCGGCAGACCCTCAGGCGGTATCTCAAGAAGCTCGCGAGCTACAATCTGGTCACGATCGAGGGCGCGACGAGCGGCCGGACGTACGCGGCGGTGTAA
- a CDS encoding restriction endonuclease, protein MSDIIANIDPRDLEELVAAVLRAMDYTAQTTAKGPDYGVDVIAHPDALGFEEPQIKVQVKHTTSAVGNQALGRFLGTINEGEKGLYVSTGGYTTPARREVRNHSRTVTLRDRDGFIELLLEHYPDLDQEYKAMVPLKRVYVPTEEG, encoded by the coding sequence ATCTCCGACATCATCGCCAATATCGATCCCCGCGACCTCGAGGAGCTGGTCGCCGCCGTGTTGCGGGCGATGGACTACACCGCACAGACGACCGCGAAGGGCCCGGACTACGGCGTCGACGTCATCGCCCACCCGGATGCGCTGGGCTTCGAGGAACCCCAGATCAAGGTCCAGGTCAAACACACGACGAGTGCGGTCGGCAATCAAGCGCTCGGACGGTTCCTCGGCACCATCAACGAGGGCGAGAAAGGGCTGTACGTCTCGACCGGCGGCTACACCACGCCCGCCCGACGCGAGGTCAGAAACCACAGCCGCACCGTGACACTGCGCGACCGGGACGGATTCATCGAGCTCCTCCTAGAGCACTACCCCGACCTCGACCAGGAGTACAAGGCCATGGTACCGTTGAAGCGGGTGTACGTGCCGACGGAGGAGGGGTGA
- a CDS encoding helicase-related protein, whose protein sequence is MTERPQFVDNRGGNTLTAAINSYLSGLGAELRDSPDLDVVTGYFNPRGYFSVREGLEEVGDVRLLIGAQPNDEDREEWRQPGDPLDDEQYNQEQVDEVLQSLDDDLQRDRDLLGFSENVDEGLRELVDWLRSDAVEVRRHEGGFVHGKAYLFDEGHQGVVAGSSNFTGAGLNSNLELNLGAYQPQVTEDVSEWFEDLWAESEPYDLAALYEERFEPFDPYIIYLRVLYERYGEELKAEGDDGDGEIELANFQEDGKLRAQRFLEERGGVIVADEVGLGKTYIGGKLLEQTVQQNRQRALVVAPAYLRDGMWKRVRAEWNFFFEVISYSQLRNEQKLGGDSVYLDQKIEDYQMVVLDEAHAFRNPNTQQSQALRQLLRGTPPKDVVMLTATPVNNSLWDLYYLLRYFIRNDAAFADDGIRSLRDRFKSAQSEDPSELNPESLFDVLDQTTVRRTRRFIKDNYDQARLPDGEGGYIYVDFPEQRPRRIDYDFDNTFGDDFFQDIAEGLAAGEDIDESELKLARYRPSYYLEGEDDGSELSLVGLLRTGLLKRFESSSYAFANTLERMVAQNEVALGLLEEGYAPDADAIDEWVEMDSDEGFEEAFDSVGDGEVNARQLTDEDANPEQFRADLENDLEILRYWRDRAAEVTRDDDEKLHALRDTLHDIVSDARDDARAGTTEEAMFDAAFRRNRKVLIFSYYKDTVQWVLDYLQEAVTKDEELSCYEGRIAAVTGDGSVDGVTREDAVHGFAPSSTDAPEGATDDYDILIATDVLGQGVNLQDARNVINYDLPWNPMRVVQRNGRIDRVNSPHDEIFPHCVFPEDRLDDLLGLEHRVRQKLTQAARTIGEDGGIFPDMETVDRNYSDKKADIEALQSEDPDAYEQGGKEAAAYSGEEYRQELRNGLADHEERVTSLPWAAGSGMYGDHPGFFFCARIGEEIYLRFVPADYDESTEGEPDDEEDDPLVRDTLGCLKRIECDPGTERQLPDEARGGVYDAWEEARGDIFSQWQHQVDPRNVQPDVPKILREVEEHLSEHAPTNTDLDGAERARKSVGAPLSRREQREFREIYNDDGLGPVEKSNLFVEKVEELGLEPFESPDPKPRIREEDIQLICWMVITEEETRDWGGLEEQATIGM, encoded by the coding sequence ATGACTGAACGGCCACAGTTCGTCGATAATCGTGGTGGTAACACCCTCACCGCCGCGATAAACAGCTACCTGTCGGGACTCGGGGCAGAGTTGCGCGATTCACCGGATCTCGACGTGGTGACGGGCTACTTCAACCCGCGGGGGTACTTCTCCGTCCGGGAAGGGCTGGAGGAGGTCGGCGACGTGCGCCTGCTCATCGGCGCCCAACCTAACGATGAGGACCGCGAGGAGTGGCGCCAGCCCGGCGACCCGCTGGACGACGAGCAGTACAACCAGGAACAGGTTGACGAGGTGCTGCAGTCGCTGGACGATGACCTCCAGCGGGACCGGGACCTGCTCGGGTTCTCCGAGAACGTCGACGAAGGACTCCGGGAGCTCGTGGACTGGCTCCGTTCGGACGCCGTCGAGGTGCGACGCCACGAGGGCGGGTTCGTCCACGGGAAGGCGTACCTGTTCGACGAGGGGCACCAGGGCGTCGTCGCGGGGTCCTCGAACTTCACGGGTGCGGGGCTGAACTCGAACCTGGAGCTCAACCTCGGCGCCTACCAGCCGCAGGTGACCGAGGACGTGAGCGAGTGGTTCGAGGATCTCTGGGCCGAGAGCGAGCCCTACGACCTCGCCGCGCTGTACGAGGAGCGGTTCGAGCCATTCGACCCGTACATCATCTACCTCCGGGTGCTCTACGAGCGCTACGGCGAGGAACTCAAAGCCGAGGGCGACGACGGAGACGGAGAGATCGAACTCGCGAACTTCCAAGAGGATGGGAAGCTGCGGGCACAGCGCTTCCTCGAGGAACGCGGCGGCGTCATCGTCGCCGACGAGGTCGGGCTCGGCAAGACCTACATCGGCGGGAAGCTGCTGGAACAGACCGTCCAGCAGAACCGCCAGCGTGCGCTCGTCGTGGCGCCGGCGTACCTCCGGGACGGGATGTGGAAGCGGGTGCGGGCGGAGTGGAACTTCTTCTTCGAGGTCATCTCGTACAGTCAGCTCCGGAACGAGCAGAAGCTCGGCGGCGACTCGGTGTATCTCGACCAAAAGATCGAGGACTACCAGATGGTTGTGCTGGACGAGGCTCACGCCTTCCGGAATCCGAACACGCAGCAGTCACAGGCCCTCCGACAACTCCTGCGCGGGACGCCGCCGAAAGATGTGGTGATGCTCACCGCAACGCCGGTGAACAACTCGCTGTGGGACCTCTACTACCTGCTGCGCTACTTCATCAGGAATGACGCGGCGTTCGCCGACGACGGGATTCGCTCCCTCCGCGACCGCTTCAAGAGCGCCCAGTCCGAGGACCCCTCGGAGCTGAACCCGGAGTCGCTGTTCGACGTACTCGACCAGACGACTGTCCGGCGGACCCGCCGGTTCATCAAGGACAACTACGACCAGGCACGGCTCCCGGATGGCGAAGGAGGCTACATCTACGTCGACTTCCCCGAACAGCGCCCGCGTCGCATCGATTATGACTTCGACAACACGTTCGGGGACGACTTCTTCCAGGACATCGCTGAGGGGCTGGCGGCCGGCGAGGACATCGACGAGTCCGAGCTGAAGCTGGCTCGTTACCGACCCTCGTACTATCTCGAAGGAGAAGACGACGGCTCCGAGCTGTCGCTGGTGGGGCTGCTCCGGACGGGGCTGCTCAAGCGGTTTGAGTCCTCGTCATACGCGTTCGCGAACACACTCGAGCGGATGGTCGCGCAGAACGAGGTCGCGCTCGGGCTGTTGGAGGAGGGGTACGCCCCCGACGCGGACGCCATCGACGAGTGGGTCGAGATGGACAGCGACGAGGGGTTCGAGGAGGCGTTCGACAGCGTCGGCGACGGCGAGGTGAACGCCCGGCAGCTGACCGACGAGGACGCGAACCCTGAGCAGTTCCGTGCCGACCTCGAGAACGACCTCGAGATTCTTCGGTACTGGCGGGACCGCGCCGCGGAAGTAACCAGGGATGACGACGAGAAGCTCCACGCACTCCGTGATACCCTCCACGACATCGTGTCCGACGCGCGGGATGATGCACGGGCGGGGACCACCGAGGAGGCGATGTTCGACGCGGCCTTCCGGCGGAACCGGAAGGTGCTGATTTTCTCCTACTACAAAGACACCGTCCAGTGGGTGCTCGACTACCTGCAGGAAGCCGTCACCAAGGATGAGGAGCTCTCCTGTTACGAGGGCCGTATCGCGGCCGTTACCGGCGACGGCTCCGTCGACGGCGTGACACGCGAAGATGCTGTCCACGGGTTCGCACCGAGCTCGACCGACGCCCCAGAAGGGGCGACCGACGACTACGACATCCTCATCGCGACGGACGTGCTCGGCCAGGGTGTCAACCTGCAGGACGCCCGGAACGTCATCAACTACGACCTGCCGTGGAACCCGATGCGGGTCGTCCAGCGCAACGGCCGTATCGACCGCGTCAACTCGCCTCACGACGAGATCTTCCCACACTGCGTCTTCCCCGAAGACCGGCTCGACGACCTACTCGGCCTCGAGCACCGAGTCCGCCAGAAGCTCACGCAGGCGGCCCGCACCATCGGCGAGGACGGCGGCATCTTCCCCGACATGGAGACCGTCGACCGGAACTACTCCGACAAGAAGGCCGATATCGAGGCCCTGCAGAGCGAGGACCCTGACGCGTACGAACAGGGCGGCAAGGAGGCCGCGGCGTACTCTGGCGAGGAGTACCGCCAGGAACTCCGGAACGGGCTCGCTGACCACGAGGAGCGGGTGACCTCACTCCCCTGGGCAGCAGGCTCCGGGATGTACGGCGACCATCCTGGCTTCTTCTTCTGCGCCCGAATCGGGGAGGAGATCTACCTGCGGTTCGTCCCCGCGGACTACGACGAATCCACCGAGGGCGAACCCGACGACGAGGAGGACGACCCGCTGGTTCGCGACACGCTGGGCTGTCTGAAGCGTATCGAATGCGACCCAGGAACCGAGCGCCAGCTCCCGGACGAGGCCCGTGGTGGCGTCTATGATGCCTGGGAGGAAGCCCGCGGGGACATCTTCAGCCAGTGGCAGCATCAGGTCGACCCACGGAACGTCCAGCCGGATGTCCCGAAGATACTCCGGGAGGTCGAGGAGCACCTGTCCGAGCACGCGCCGACCAATACCGACCTGGACGGTGCCGAACGGGCCCGCAAGTCCGTCGGGGCGCCGCTCAGCCGCCGGGAACAGCGCGAGTTCCGTGAGATCTACAACGACGATGGGCTCGGGCCAGTGGAGAAGTCGAACCTATTCGTCGAGAAGGTCGAGGAACTAGGGCTGGAGCCGTTCGAGAGCCCGGACCCCAAACCCCGGATTCGCGAGGAGGACATCCAACTCATCTGTTGGATGGTAATTACGGAAGAGGAAACACGGGACTGGGGCGGGTTGGAGGAGCAGGCTACAATCGGAATGTAA